A DNA window from Motilibacter rhizosphaerae contains the following coding sequences:
- a CDS encoding DUF4031 domain-containing protein has translation MTVLVDTAIWPWRDRLWAHLVSDESYDELHAFAERLGLPRRAFQGDHYDVPEDLRERAVELGATAVTGRELVTRLRAAGLRRPRGERPPG, from the coding sequence ATGACCGTGCTCGTCGACACCGCCATCTGGCCGTGGAGGGACCGGCTCTGGGCCCACCTGGTGAGCGACGAGTCCTACGACGAGCTGCACGCGTTCGCGGAGCGGCTGGGCCTGCCGCGCCGGGCCTTCCAGGGCGACCACTACGACGTCCCCGAGGACCTGCGCGAGCGGGCGGTCGAGCTGGGCGCCACCGCGGTGACCGGGCGCGAGCTCGTCACCCGCCTGCGGGCGGCGGGGCTGCGGCGGCCCCGAGGCGAGCGGCCTCCCGGCTGA
- a CDS encoding glycoside hydrolase family 88 protein: MGDGHRSLSRRSVLGAGALLALGGATRTTRTGRLLPSPSSRLPLRADVLRLLRRVDDAWIADHPAPGDADWARSTYLGGHLALTRLTGDPRYLRYAGAWADANDRAVPGTPGARTADDLCAAQAYLDLAALTGDRALVRTVVAAADEVVAGPDDAWWWVDALHMAMPVLSRVTALTGDDAYATKLWTMYADTKHRRGLYSYDAELWWRDARFVGGPEFWSRGNGWAAAAHAKVLGTLPRHGRWPEYRSNLQGVARSLLATQRADGAWSVDLGQPGHFPVPETSGTALHVYALAAGVRLGMLDRGATLPAVARGWQALVAAVAPDGSVGRVQPPGDSPESGQPVPVTAEEDFGVGALLLAGCEVARLVG; the protein is encoded by the coding sequence GTGGGTGACGGGCACAGGAGCCTCAGCCGGCGCAGCGTCCTCGGCGCGGGCGCCCTGCTCGCCCTCGGCGGCGCCACCCGCACCACCCGCACCGGGCGCCTGCTGCCCTCCCCCAGCTCCCGGCTGCCGCTGCGCGCGGACGTCCTGCGCCTGCTGCGCCGGGTGGACGACGCGTGGATCGCCGACCACCCCGCGCCGGGCGACGCGGACTGGGCGCGCTCGACCTACCTCGGCGGCCACCTCGCCCTCACCCGCCTGACGGGTGACCCGCGCTACCTGCGCTACGCGGGAGCGTGGGCGGACGCCAACGACCGGGCCGTGCCCGGGACCCCGGGGGCCCGTACGGCCGACGACCTCTGCGCGGCGCAGGCGTACCTCGACCTCGCGGCGCTGACCGGCGACCGCGCCCTCGTGCGGACCGTCGTCGCGGCGGCCGACGAGGTCGTCGCCGGGCCGGACGACGCCTGGTGGTGGGTGGACGCGCTGCACATGGCGATGCCGGTGCTCTCGCGGGTGACCGCGCTGACGGGCGACGACGCGTACGCGACGAAGCTCTGGACGATGTACGCCGACACCAAGCACCGCCGCGGGCTCTACTCCTACGACGCCGAGCTCTGGTGGCGCGACGCCCGCTTCGTCGGCGGCCCGGAGTTCTGGTCGCGGGGCAACGGCTGGGCGGCCGCCGCGCACGCCAAGGTGCTCGGCACGCTGCCGCGCCACGGGCGCTGGCCGGAGTACCGCTCGAACCTGCAGGGCGTCGCCCGCTCGCTGCTCGCGACCCAGCGCGCCGACGGCGCGTGGTCGGTGGACCTCGGGCAGCCGGGGCACTTCCCCGTGCCGGAGACGAGCGGCACGGCGCTGCACGTCTACGCGCTCGCGGCCGGGGTGCGCCTCGGGATGCTCGACCGCGGGGCCACCCTCCCGGCCGTGGCGAGGGGCTGGCAGGCGCTGGTCGCCGCCGTCGCCCCCGACGGCAGCGTGGGCCGGGTCCAGCCGCCCGGCGACTCCCCGGAGTCGGGCCAGCCGGTGCCGGTGACGGCGGAGGAGGACTTCGGGGTCGGGGCGCTGCTCCTGGCCGGCTGCGAGGTCGCGCGCCTCGTCGGGTGA
- a CDS encoding DUF1684 domain-containing protein, with protein sequence MDELTLLDWRRRVSELYAAVRAEPVPERAHRLWRAGRDDLLRTHAQSPLPPDSPLRETGVPCWDYDPAVRFELPVVPVEDGVVRRVPTGDVTIVQRLVGRVDLPEPVGGSLGVWELQQYAQGIFVPLRDATAGTTTYGAGRYLLDTAKSADLGGTADTLVIDLNFAYHPSCRYDSRWVCPLAAAENRLERPVQAGERLAW encoded by the coding sequence ATGGACGAGCTCACGCTGCTGGACTGGCGCCGCCGCGTCTCCGAGCTGTACGCCGCGGTGCGCGCCGAGCCCGTCCCCGAGCGGGCGCACCGGCTGTGGCGCGCCGGCCGCGACGACCTGCTCCGCACGCACGCCCAGTCTCCGCTCCCGCCCGACTCGCCGCTGCGGGAGACCGGGGTGCCGTGCTGGGACTACGACCCGGCCGTGCGCTTCGAGCTCCCGGTGGTGCCGGTCGAGGACGGCGTGGTGCGCCGCGTCCCGACCGGCGACGTCACGATCGTCCAGCGCCTCGTCGGTCGCGTGGACCTGCCCGAGCCGGTGGGGGGGAGCCTCGGGGTGTGGGAGCTGCAGCAGTACGCCCAGGGCATCTTCGTGCCGCTGCGCGACGCGACCGCCGGCACCACGACGTACGGCGCGGGGCGCTACCTGCTCGACACGGCGAAGAGCGCCGACCTCGGCGGGACCGCGGACACGCTGGTCATCGACCTCAACTTCGCCTACCACCCGTCGTGCCGCTACGACTCGCGCTGGGTCTGCCCGCTCGCCGCGGCGGAGAACCGGCTGGAGCGGCCCGTTCAGGCGGGCGAGCGGCTCGCCTGGTAG
- the atzF gene encoding allophanate hydrolase codes for MSTVDLVQRVRDAYAANTAADRPEAWITLRAEDDVVRDAEALQARVAAGEVLPLAGKLLAVKDNLDVAGLPTTAGCPAFAYVPERSATAVQRLVDAGALVLGKTNLDQFATGLVGTRSPYGAVRDLRDPERISGGSSSGSAVVVAAGVADLALGTDTAGSGRVPAAFQGIVGLKPTVGTVPSEGLVPACRSFDCITVFARTLDEGRDALRVMADPVRADAPRAAPPAPVVLVPPREELLHLSESWRDAFEAAAKTLEAAGAVLRPVHLAPFLAAAKLLYEGAFVAERYAAVGEFVDAHPGEVDPVVAGIIGSARDIRAADYVRDQERLEQLRAEAMLEWGDADALLIPTTTDHPTIAEVRAAPVAVNSRLGTYTNSCNLLDLSAVAVPAGEADGRPFGVTVVARAHADAVAADVAALLGGAPLADEPSGLPLVVFGAHLRGLPLNGQLTSVGSRFVREVRTTADYRLHALATTPEKPGLVRVGEGGASIAGELWDVPPAELGPFLAALPRPMVLGTVTLDDGSALTGFLCEASATEGAPDITATGSWRAYQASRSPA; via the coding sequence GTGAGCACGGTCGACCTCGTCCAGCGCGTCCGCGACGCGTACGCCGCCAACACCGCCGCCGACCGGCCGGAGGCCTGGATCACGTTGCGGGCCGAGGACGACGTCGTGCGGGACGCGGAGGCGCTGCAGGCGCGGGTCGCCGCCGGTGAGGTGCTGCCGCTCGCCGGGAAGCTGCTGGCCGTCAAGGACAACCTCGACGTCGCCGGTCTGCCCACGACCGCCGGCTGCCCCGCCTTCGCGTACGTGCCGGAGCGCAGCGCCACCGCCGTCCAGCGCCTCGTCGACGCCGGCGCCCTCGTGCTCGGCAAGACCAACCTCGACCAGTTCGCGACCGGGCTGGTCGGCACCCGCAGCCCGTACGGCGCGGTGCGCGACCTGCGCGATCCCGAGCGCATCTCCGGCGGCTCGAGCTCGGGCTCCGCGGTCGTCGTCGCCGCGGGTGTGGCGGATCTCGCGCTCGGCACGGACACCGCGGGCTCCGGCCGGGTTCCTGCTGCCTTCCAGGGCATCGTCGGGCTGAAGCCGACCGTCGGCACGGTCCCGAGCGAGGGGCTCGTGCCCGCCTGCCGCAGCTTCGACTGCATCACCGTCTTCGCGCGCACCCTCGACGAGGGCCGCGACGCGCTGCGGGTCATGGCCGACCCGGTCCGCGCCGACGCCCCGCGCGCCGCACCGCCGGCGCCGGTCGTCCTCGTCCCCCCGCGTGAGGAGCTGCTGCACCTCAGCGAGTCCTGGCGCGACGCGTTCGAGGCGGCGGCGAAGACCCTCGAGGCAGCAGGCGCTGTGCTGCGTCCGGTGCACCTCGCTCCGTTCCTCGCCGCGGCGAAGCTGCTCTACGAGGGGGCTTTCGTCGCGGAGCGCTACGCCGCGGTGGGCGAGTTCGTGGACGCGCATCCCGGCGAGGTGGACCCGGTCGTCGCCGGGATCATCGGCTCCGCCAGGGACATCCGGGCCGCGGACTACGTGCGGGACCAGGAGCGCCTCGAGCAGCTCCGGGCCGAGGCGATGCTGGAGTGGGGCGACGCCGACGCCCTGCTCATCCCCACCACGACGGACCACCCGACGATCGCCGAGGTCCGTGCCGCGCCGGTGGCGGTGAACTCCCGGCTGGGCACGTACACCAACTCCTGCAACCTGCTCGACCTCTCGGCCGTCGCCGTGCCCGCCGGTGAGGCCGACGGCCGGCCCTTCGGGGTCACGGTCGTCGCCCGGGCCCACGCGGACGCGGTCGCGGCGGACGTCGCCGCGCTGCTCGGGGGCGCGCCGCTCGCCGACGAGCCGAGCGGGCTGCCGCTCGTCGTCTTCGGGGCCCACCTGCGCGGGCTGCCGCTCAACGGGCAGCTCACCTCCGTCGGCAGCCGCTTCGTCCGTGAGGTGCGGACGACCGCCGACTACCGCCTGCACGCCCTGGCGACGACGCCTGAGAAGCCGGGCCTCGTCCGCGTCGGCGAGGGCGGGGCGAGCATCGCCGGCGAGCTCTGGGACGTGCCCCCCGCGGAGCTCGGGCCGTTCCTCGCGGCGCTGCCGCGCCCGATGGTCCTCGGCACCGTCACGCTCGACGACGGCAGTGCGCTGACCGGCTTCCTCTGCGAGGCGAGCGCGACGGAGGGCGCGCCCGACATCACGGCCACCGGCTCGTGGCGCGCCTACCAGGCGAGCCGCTCGCCCGCCTGA
- the uca gene encoding urea carboxylase — protein MTFDTLLVANRGEIACRIQRTAKRLGLKTVAVFSDPDRSAPHVRMADVAVRLGPAPSRESYLRTDAILDAALANGVGAIHPGYGFLSEDASFARVVEAAGIVFVGPTPEQLEAFGAKHTARALAAAAGVPMIEGTDLLPDVAAALEAAGTIGYPVMLKATGGGGGIGMQVCRDAAELADAYARVERMAAASFASSGVFLERFVERARHVEVQVLGDGLGGVVVLGDRDCSLQRRNQKVLEEAPAPNLPDAVRQALHGSAAALAASVRYRSAGTVEFVYDAEREVASFLEVNARLQVEHPVTEEVFGVDLVEKMLRLAQGETGVVQEPLQQSGFAVEARVYAEDPTRGHQPSAGLVTNVSFPDDVRVDGWVEAGTEVTTAYDPMLAKVIATGSTREEAFARLREALVATRVDGIETNLGLLRASLADEDVLAARHSTSTLGGIDDAEPRIVVERAGTQTAVQDWPGRAGLWEVGVPPSGPMDDLSFRLGNRALGNPEGAPGLECAVDGPALRFTSGTTVCITGAPVTVTVDGVLVPQWEPVDVPAGATLDVGRADGPGLRVYVLVAGGLDVPAYLGSASTFTLGQFGGHGGRNLRLGDVLRAAAAPSSTREPVTAPTLTHAWEIGVVEGPHAAPTFFTDEDIATFYATSFEVHFNSARTGVRLVGPKPQWARTDGGEAGLHPSNIHDTPYSVGAVDFTGDTPILLGPDGPSLGGFVCPATVVTGERWKLGQLRPGDTVRFVPVAEQEARRLRASPATSLHRTEIADQGVIGAREESAAGPSVTYRRSGDDNLLVEYGPMALDLGLRMRVHALMDRLRSEGAAGIVDLTPGIRSLQVKLDPDRLSVRDALALVRGLEDELPATSELVVPSRTVHLPLSWDDPATREAIQRYMAGVRDDAPWCPWNIEFIRRVNGLDSVDDVYRTVFDASYLVLGLGDVYLGAPVATPLDPRHRLVTTKYNPARTWTPENAVGIGGAYLCIYGMEGPGGYQFVGRTTQVWSRFRQGGGFEAGSPWLLRHFDRISWYPVSAEELLDLRADTAAGRHDVRIDDGSFALADYEAFLADNAGSIAEFRAQQAEAFGAERDAWAAAGEFDPRPEPPAPPAAGEVSVPAGGSLVEAPFTSSVWRVDVRPGDRVRAGSPLLALEAMKLETVVPAPHDAEVVDVLVTPGTQVTPGAPLVVLGSPS, from the coding sequence ATGACCTTCGACACGCTGCTCGTCGCCAACCGCGGCGAGATCGCCTGCCGCATCCAGCGGACCGCGAAGCGGCTCGGCCTCAAGACGGTCGCCGTCTTCTCCGACCCCGACCGCTCCGCGCCGCACGTGCGCATGGCGGACGTGGCCGTACGCCTCGGCCCCGCGCCGTCGCGCGAGTCCTACCTGCGCACGGACGCGATCCTCGACGCGGCGCTGGCCAACGGCGTCGGCGCGATCCACCCGGGCTACGGCTTCCTGTCCGAGGACGCGTCCTTCGCAAGGGTGGTCGAGGCCGCGGGCATCGTGTTCGTCGGCCCGACACCCGAGCAGCTCGAGGCGTTCGGGGCGAAGCACACGGCCCGCGCCCTCGCCGCTGCAGCAGGCGTGCCGATGATCGAGGGCACCGACCTCCTTCCCGACGTGGCTGCCGCGCTCGAGGCCGCCGGCACCATCGGCTACCCCGTGATGCTGAAGGCGACCGGCGGTGGTGGTGGCATCGGCATGCAGGTCTGCCGCGACGCCGCGGAGCTCGCCGACGCGTACGCGCGGGTGGAGCGGATGGCGGCGGCGAGCTTCGCCAGCAGCGGGGTCTTCCTCGAGCGGTTCGTCGAGCGGGCGCGCCACGTCGAGGTCCAGGTGCTCGGCGACGGGCTCGGCGGCGTCGTCGTCCTGGGTGACCGCGACTGCAGCCTGCAGCGGCGCAACCAGAAGGTCCTCGAGGAGGCGCCGGCACCGAACCTGCCCGACGCCGTGCGCCAGGCCCTCCACGGCTCCGCTGCGGCGCTCGCCGCGTCCGTGCGATACCGCTCCGCCGGCACGGTCGAGTTCGTCTACGACGCCGAGCGCGAGGTCGCGTCCTTCCTCGAGGTCAACGCCCGCCTGCAGGTCGAGCACCCCGTCACCGAGGAGGTGTTCGGAGTCGACCTGGTCGAGAAGATGCTGCGGCTGGCCCAGGGTGAGACCGGTGTCGTGCAGGAACCCCTGCAGCAGAGCGGGTTCGCCGTCGAGGCGCGGGTCTACGCGGAGGACCCGACACGCGGCCACCAGCCGAGCGCCGGCCTGGTCACGAACGTCAGCTTCCCCGACGACGTCCGCGTGGACGGGTGGGTGGAGGCCGGCACCGAGGTCACCACGGCGTACGACCCGATGCTCGCGAAGGTCATCGCGACCGGCAGCACCCGCGAGGAGGCGTTCGCCCGGCTGCGCGAGGCGCTCGTCGCCACGCGCGTGGACGGCATCGAGACCAACCTGGGGCTGCTGCGCGCGTCGCTGGCGGACGAGGACGTGCTGGCAGCACGGCACTCCACCTCGACGCTCGGCGGCATCGACGACGCCGAGCCGCGGATCGTCGTGGAGCGGGCCGGGACGCAGACGGCCGTGCAGGACTGGCCGGGGCGCGCGGGCCTGTGGGAGGTCGGCGTCCCGCCCAGCGGGCCGATGGACGACCTGTCCTTCCGCCTCGGCAACCGCGCCCTCGGCAACCCCGAGGGCGCACCCGGCCTCGAGTGCGCCGTCGACGGGCCGGCCCTGCGGTTCACCTCCGGCACCACGGTGTGCATCACCGGCGCCCCGGTCACGGTGACGGTGGACGGCGTGCTGGTCCCGCAGTGGGAGCCGGTCGACGTCCCCGCCGGCGCGACGCTCGACGTCGGGCGCGCGGACGGGCCCGGCCTGCGCGTCTACGTGCTGGTCGCCGGCGGCCTCGACGTCCCGGCCTACCTCGGCAGTGCCAGCACCTTCACCCTCGGCCAGTTCGGCGGACACGGCGGGCGGAACCTCCGGCTCGGGGACGTCCTGCGGGCGGCAGCAGCGCCCTCGAGCACCCGAGAGCCGGTGACCGCGCCGACGCTCACCCACGCGTGGGAGATCGGCGTCGTCGAGGGCCCGCACGCGGCGCCGACCTTCTTCACCGACGAGGACATCGCGACGTTCTACGCGACCTCCTTCGAGGTCCACTTCAACTCGGCGCGCACCGGCGTCCGCCTCGTCGGCCCGAAGCCCCAGTGGGCGCGCACGGACGGCGGCGAGGCGGGCCTGCACCCGTCGAACATCCATGACACGCCGTACTCCGTCGGCGCCGTCGACTTCACCGGCGACACCCCCATCCTGCTCGGCCCGGACGGCCCGAGCCTCGGCGGCTTCGTCTGCCCGGCGACGGTCGTCACCGGCGAGCGCTGGAAGCTCGGCCAGCTGCGACCGGGCGACACGGTGCGCTTCGTGCCGGTCGCCGAGCAGGAGGCCCGGCGGCTGCGCGCCTCCCCCGCCACCTCCCTGCACCGCACGGAGATCGCCGACCAGGGCGTGATCGGGGCGCGCGAGGAGTCGGCCGCCGGTCCGAGCGTGACCTACCGCCGCTCCGGCGACGACAACCTGCTCGTCGAGTACGGCCCCATGGCGCTCGACCTCGGCCTCCGCATGCGCGTCCACGCGCTGATGGACCGGCTGCGTAGCGAGGGTGCCGCGGGGATCGTCGACCTGACGCCGGGGATCCGCTCCCTGCAGGTGAAGCTCGACCCGGACCGGCTGTCCGTGCGTGACGCCCTGGCGCTCGTCCGCGGCCTCGAGGACGAGCTCCCCGCGACCTCCGAGCTCGTGGTCCCGAGCCGCACGGTGCACCTGCCGCTGTCCTGGGACGACCCCGCGACGCGCGAGGCGATCCAGCGCTACATGGCGGGCGTGCGCGACGACGCCCCCTGGTGCCCCTGGAACATCGAGTTCATCCGCCGGGTCAACGGACTCGACAGCGTCGACGACGTCTACCGCACGGTCTTCGACGCGAGCTACCTGGTGCTCGGCCTGGGCGACGTCTACCTCGGCGCGCCGGTCGCGACCCCGCTCGACCCGCGGCACCGGCTGGTGACGACGAAGTACAACCCAGCCCGCACGTGGACCCCGGAGAACGCCGTCGGCATCGGCGGCGCCTACCTCTGCATCTACGGCATGGAGGGACCGGGCGGCTACCAGTTCGTCGGCCGCACGACGCAGGTCTGGTCGCGCTTCCGCCAGGGCGGCGGCTTCGAGGCGGGGTCTCCCTGGCTGCTGCGGCACTTCGACCGCATCTCGTGGTACCCCGTCAGCGCCGAGGAGCTGCTCGACCTGCGGGCCGACACCGCGGCCGGCCGGCACGACGTGCGCATCGACGACGGCTCCTTCGCCCTCGCGGACTACGAGGCCTTCCTCGCCGACAACGCGGGCAGCATCGCGGAGTTCCGGGCACAGCAGGCGGAGGCGTTCGGCGCGGAGCGCGACGCATGGGCCGCGGCGGGCGAGTTCGACCCGCGGCCCGAGCCCCCGGCACCACCTGCGGCAGGCGAGGTCTCCGTCCCGGCAGGTGGTTCGCTCGTGGAGGCGCCCTTCACGAGCAGCGTCTGGCGCGTCGACGTCCGCCCCGGTGACCGGGTACGCGCCGGTTCGCCGCTCCTGGCCCTCGAGGCGATGAAGCTCGAGACCGTCGTCCCCGCCCCGCACGACGCCGAGGTCGTCGACGTGCTCGTCACCCCCGGCACCCAGGTCACCCCTGGCGCGCCCCTCGTCGTCCTCGGGAGCCCCTCGTGA
- a CDS encoding HD domain-containing protein: MPGLDDALARLATAYAAPGRRYHDARHLAEVLAAVALLGEEADDLEVVRLAAYAHDAVYDGRAGEDEEASALLAERELAGLVEPDRLAEVVRLVRLTASHDPGPGDRDGAVLCDADLWILSAPLERYEEYAADVRAEYAAYDDATFAAGRLRVLRSFLDRPRVYRTAGAAAWEPAARANLSREAARLGAAAAPPPAGG; this comes from the coding sequence GTGCCCGGCCTCGACGACGCGCTCGCGCGCCTCGCCACCGCGTACGCCGCTCCCGGCCGGCGCTACCACGACGCGCGGCACCTCGCCGAGGTGCTGGCCGCTGTCGCGCTGCTCGGGGAGGAGGCGGACGACCTCGAGGTCGTCCGCCTCGCGGCGTACGCGCACGACGCGGTCTACGACGGGCGCGCCGGCGAGGACGAGGAGGCCAGCGCCCTGCTCGCCGAGCGCGAGCTCGCCGGGCTGGTCGAGCCGGACCGCCTCGCGGAGGTGGTCCGGCTCGTGCGGCTGACGGCGTCGCACGACCCCGGGCCCGGCGACCGGGACGGCGCGGTGCTCTGCGACGCCGACCTCTGGATCCTCTCCGCGCCGCTGGAGCGCTACGAGGAGTACGCCGCCGACGTCCGCGCGGAGTACGCCGCGTACGACGACGCCACCTTCGCCGCCGGGCGGCTGCGCGTGCTCCGGAGCTTCCTCGACCGCCCGCGCGTCTACCGGACGGCGGGCGCCGCGGCGTGGGAGCCCGCCGCGCGCGCCAACCTCAGCCGGGAGGCCGCTCGCCTCGGGGCCGCCGCAGCCCCGCCGCCCGCAGGCGGGTGA
- a CDS encoding SMP-30/gluconolactonase/LRE family protein → MRTFVADPVTELVAEHAEGPRWDAGRGELAWVDIPAGRVHRAVPREGRLELLPGLQLDVPVGAANPVTGHDGWILAAGTGFVHARLAEDGTQQLEQLARPDAGREDDVRMNEAVCDPVGRLLAGTMAYDQRPGGGRLLQVDLDGSVRTLVADATVANGLAWSSDGATVYWADSGPGRLTAHSYDLETGEFGPGRLVEQRSRDQGVSDGIAIDDEDCLWVARFGGGAVDRISPEGEILTVVSLPVEQVTAVAFAGTTLYITTSREGLDASTVAGQPHAGKVFAVDAAVSGPPARAFKAQLPRD, encoded by the coding sequence ATGCGCACGTTCGTCGCAGATCCCGTGACGGAGCTCGTCGCCGAGCACGCCGAGGGGCCGCGCTGGGACGCCGGCCGCGGCGAGCTGGCCTGGGTCGACATCCCGGCGGGCCGGGTCCACCGCGCCGTGCCGCGCGAGGGGCGGCTCGAGCTGCTGCCCGGGCTGCAGCTCGACGTCCCGGTCGGCGCGGCCAACCCGGTCACCGGCCACGACGGCTGGATCCTCGCCGCGGGCACCGGGTTCGTCCATGCCCGGCTCGCCGAGGACGGCACCCAGCAGCTCGAGCAGCTCGCCCGCCCGGACGCCGGCCGCGAGGACGACGTGCGGATGAACGAGGCGGTCTGCGACCCGGTGGGGCGCCTGCTCGCGGGCACCATGGCGTACGACCAGCGCCCGGGCGGCGGCCGGCTGCTCCAGGTCGACCTCGACGGCAGCGTGCGCACCCTCGTCGCCGACGCCACCGTCGCCAACGGCCTCGCCTGGAGCTCTGACGGCGCGACGGTCTACTGGGCCGACAGCGGGCCCGGCCGGCTGACCGCCCACTCGTACGACCTCGAGACCGGCGAGTTCGGGCCCGGCCGGCTGGTCGAGCAGCGCTCCCGCGACCAGGGCGTCAGCGACGGCATCGCCATCGACGACGAGGACTGCCTGTGGGTCGCGCGGTTCGGCGGAGGCGCGGTCGACCGGATCAGCCCCGAGGGCGAGATCCTCACCGTCGTCTCCCTGCCCGTCGAGCAGGTCACGGCCGTCGCGTTCGCCGGGACGACGCTCTACATCACGACCTCCCGCGAGGGCCTCGACGCCAGCACCGTCGCCGGACAGCCGCACGCGGGCAAGGTCTTCGCCGTGGACGCCGCCGTCTCCGGGCCGCCCGCCCGGGCGTTCAAGGCCCAGCTCCCGAGGGACTAG
- a CDS encoding methyltransferase domain-containing protein produces MPTLLPDYLVTARSLREYAAMLGLDPAALAGRDVLDCPGGAASFAAEAAALGARVTAADPVYALPAGEVAVRALDDTAAGARGIAAHAERYAWTTFAGPEEHAAERTAAAARFAWDLRVSPERYVAAALPDLPFSDGSFDLVLSSHLLFTYADRLDPAFHVAAARELVRVCRPGGEVRVFPLVPHDPAAYAPVAEVRAALEADGCVTAVLPVAYRLQRGAYSALVITPPPR; encoded by the coding sequence GTGCCCACCCTGCTCCCCGACTACCTCGTCACCGCGCGGTCGCTGCGCGAGTACGCCGCCATGCTCGGCCTCGACCCGGCCGCCCTCGCCGGGCGCGACGTGCTCGACTGCCCGGGCGGCGCGGCCAGCTTCGCCGCGGAGGCCGCGGCTCTCGGCGCTCGCGTCACCGCCGCCGACCCGGTCTACGCGCTGCCCGCGGGGGAGGTCGCCGTCCGCGCCCTGGACGACACCGCCGCCGGCGCCCGCGGCATCGCCGCCCACGCCGAGCGCTACGCGTGGACGACCTTCGCGGGACCCGAGGAGCACGCGGCCGAGCGGACCGCGGCCGCCGCGCGCTTCGCCTGGGACCTGCGGGTCTCGCCCGAGCGCTACGTCGCGGCCGCGCTGCCGGACCTGCCGTTCAGCGACGGCTCGTTCGACCTGGTGCTGAGCTCGCACCTGCTCTTCACCTACGCCGACCGGCTCGACCCGGCCTTCCACGTCGCCGCCGCACGGGAGCTGGTCCGGGTCTGCCGCCCGGGCGGCGAGGTGCGGGTCTTCCCGCTCGTGCCGCACGACCCCGCGGCGTACGCGCCGGTGGCCGAGGTCCGCGCCGCCCTCGAGGCCGACGGCTGCGTGACCGCGGTGCTGCCCGTGGCGTACCGGCTCCAGCGGGGCGCGTACAGCGCGCTGGTGATCACCCCGCCCCCGCGGTGA